A stretch of Colletotrichum lupini chromosome 2, complete sequence DNA encodes these proteins:
- a CDS encoding elongation factor Tu GTP binding domain-containing protein, translating to MPVVTPDKLASLQRHAVDVRNICILAHVDHGKTSLTDALLATNGIISPKLAGKIRYLDSRPDEQLRGITMESSAISLYFSMLRRSAPDAEPEAKEYLINLIDSPGHIDFSSEVSTASRLCDGAVVLVDAVEGVCSQTVTVLRQTWTEKLKPLLVINKIDRLITELKMTPAEAYTHLSKILEQVNAVLGSFFQGERMEEDLNWRERMEERVQAAAAKEAGLDSMTESGELQFEERDDEDLYFAPEKNNVIFSSAIDGWAFTVRQFAGLYQKKLGIKRDVMEKVLWGSFYLDPKTKKILGQKHLKGRNLKPMFVQLVLEPIWTVYQATVGGDNNRGDPALLEKITKSLGLTIPPHIMRSRDPRLLLTTVFASWLPLSTAMLVSVIESLPSPPVAQAERLPEMLEDVPGSDAINEEIKNAMISFKTGPSDPVVAYVSKMVSVPESELPHNKRKPGQLTADEARELARKKRAEAARAQAAAPTSGNEINDLTTALEEVNLDGYAPEHEEKEVDPEHLIGFARMYSGTLSVGDSLWVIPPKWSPANPNAQPSPKQVTVTALYMLMGRNLESLDSVPAGVVFGIGGLEGHLLKNGTLCSRLDGAVNLAGVAGTLGKPIVRVALEPVNPADLDKMIHGLRLLVQSDPCAEYEQFSSGEHVLLTAGELHLERCLTDLKERFARCDIQAGAPIVPYRETIVRAEEMRPPANKDLGRGVVVGTTSSKQVSIRLQVRPLPSDATDFLLKNGDVIKRMYSDRTPATNNTTAEETQGTEGTGATAPGEEKIDVDTDLTAAKTMSLDDFKTGLQSALESSRGGREHFKSAIDRIAAFGPRRTGPNILIDATKEGLLAKLFSQTASSERDGSAAPQADEALHPAHVADKIPYAFQLATAQGPLCHEPVRGIAVFLEDVVINPTEDESSARDRLPRLTGEIIKTFTSSLRSGMLDWSPRLMLAMYTVEIQASTEVLGRVYDVLTRRRGRVLSEAMKEGTPFFSINSVLPVAESFGFADEMRKRTSGAAQPQLIFAGYEVLDQDPFWVPFTEDDLEDLGELADKENVAKRYMDGVRRKKGLLVEGRNVARDAEKQKTLKR from the coding sequence CTCTAGACCTGATGAGCAGCTCCGAGGCATCACCATGGAATCCTCCGCCATCTCCCTCTACTTCTCCATGCTGAGGAGATCCGCACCCGACGCCGAGCCCGAAGCCAAGGAGTACCTCATCAACCTCATCGACTCGCCCGGCCACATTGACTTTAGCAGTGAGGTCTCCACCGCCTCACGCCTGTGCGACGGCGCCGTCGTGCTCGTCGACGCCGTCGAGGGCGTGTGCAGTCAGACCGTGACCGTCCTGCGCCAGACATGGACCGAGAAGCTCAAACCCTTGCTCGTCATCAACAAGATTGACCGACTCATTACCGAGCTCAAGATGACGCCTGCCGAGGCCTACACTCATCTCAGCAAGATTCTCGAGCAGGTCAACGCCGTGCTGGGAAGTTTCTTCCAGGGCGAACGCATGGAGGAGGATCTCAACTGGCGCGAGCGGATGGAGGAGCGCGTCCAGGCGGCGGCTGCCAAGGAGGCTGGCCTGGATTCTATGACCGAGTCTGGAGAGCTCCAGTTTGAGGAGCGCGATGACGAGGATCTCTACTTTGCACCGGAGAAGAACAACGTCATCTTCAGTAGCGCCATTGACGGTTGGGCGTTTACCGTGCGCCAATTTGCCGGCTTATATCAAAAGAAGCTCGGCATCAAGAGAGATGTCATGGAAAAGGTGCTATGGGGCAGCTTCTACCTCGACCCCAAGACCAAGAAGATTCTGGGCCAGAAGCATCTCAAGGGGAGAAACCTAAAGCCCATGTTTGTGCAGCTGGTGCTGGAGCCTATCTGGACAGTCTACCAAGCCACCGTCGGCGGCGACAACAACAGGGGCGATCCCGCGTTGCTGGAGAAGATTACAAAGTCCCTCGGGCTGACTATCCCGCCACACATCATGCGCTCCCGAGACCCCCGCCTACTCCTGACCACGGTCTTTGCGTCCTGGCTGCCGCTCTCGACGGCCATGCTGGTTTCCGTCATCGAGTCCCTGCCATCACCCCCAGTCGCGCAAGCCGAGAGACTGCCCGAGATGCTGGAAGACGTCCCCGGCTCAGATGCTATCAACGAAGAGATCAAGAACGCCATGATCTCCTTCAAAACCGGCCCGTCGGACCCCGTCGTGGCCTACGTTAGTAAAATGGTTTCTGTCCCCGAAAGCGAACTCCCCCACAACAAGCGCAAGCCAGGCCAGTTGACCGCCGACGAGGCGAGAGAACTCGCCCGTAAGAAGAGAGCAGAAGCGGCTCGCGCCCAAGCCGCGGCACCTACCAGCGGAAACGAAATCAACGACCTTACGACGGCGCTCGAGGAGGTCAACCTGGACGGCTACGCTCCTGAGCACGAAGAGAAGGAAGTCGACCCCGAGCACCTCATCGGCTTCGCCCGCATGTACTCGGGCACTCTCTCCGTCGGCGACAGCCTCTGGGTCATCCCTCCCAAATGGTCTCCCGCCAACCCCAACGCCCAGCCCTCGCCGAAGCAAGTCACCGTCACGGCGCTCTACATGCTCATGGGCCGCAACCTCGAGTCCCTAGACTCCGTCCCGGCAGGCGTCGTCTTCGGCATCGGTGGCCTCGAGGGCCACCTCCTCAAGAACGGCACCCTCTGCAGCCGCCTCGACGGCGCCGTCAACCTCGCCGGCGTGGCAGGTACATTGGGCAAACCCATCGTCCGCGTCGCCCTCGAGCCCGTCAACCCGGCCGACCTCGACAAGATGATCCACGGCCTCCGCCTCCTCGTCCAGTCCGACCCCTGCGCAGAGTACGAGCAGTTCAGCAGCGGCGAGCACGTCCTTCTTACCGCCGGCGAGCTGCACCTCGAGCGCTGCCTCACGGATCTCAAGGAGCGCTTCGCCCGCTGCGACATCCAGGCCGGCGCCCCCATCGTGCCCTACCGCGAAACCATTGTCCGCGCCGAGGAGATGCGGCCCCCCGCGAATAAGGACCTCGGCCGCGGCGTCGTCGTCGGCACCACCTCGTCCAAGCAAGTCTCCATCCGCCTCCAGGTCCGTCCTCTGCCGTCCGACGCCACGGACTTCCTCCTCAAGAACGGCGACGTCATCAAACGCATGTACTCTGATCGCACACCCGCCACCAACAACACCACGGCCGAAGAAACCCAGGGTACTGAAGGCACAGGCGCCACCGCCCCCGGCGAAGAAAAGATCGACGTCGACACAGACCTGACAGCCGCAAAGACAATGTCCCTCGACGACTTCAAAACCGGCCTCCAATCCGCCCTCGAATCCTCCCGCGGCGGCCGCGAACACTTCAAGTCCGCCATCGACCGCATCGCCGCCTTTGGCCCCCGCCGCACCGGCCCCAACATCCTCATCGACGCCACAAAAGAAGGCCTCCTCGCAAAGCTCTTCTCCCAGACAGCCTCCTCGGAACGCGACGGCTCAGCAGCACCCCAAGCAGACGAAGCCCTCCACCCGGCCCACGTAGCCGACAAAATCCCCTACGCCTTCCAGCTCGCCACGGCCCAGGGCCCCCTCTGCCACGAACCCGTCCGCGGCATCGCCGTCTTCCTCGAAGACGTCGTCATCAACCCCACCGAAGACGAATCCTCCGCCCGCGACCGCCTCCCCCGCCTGACGGGCGAAATCATAAAGACCTTCACGTCCTCCCTCCGCTCCGGCATGCTCGACTGGTCCCCGCGCCTGATGCTCGCAATGTACACCGTCGAAATCCAAGCCTCGACGGAGGTCCTGGGCCGCGTCTACGACGTGCTCACCCGCCGCCGCGGGCGCGTCCTCTCCGAGGCGATGAAGGAAGGCACGCCCTTCTTCAGCATCAACTCTGTGCTACCGGTGGCCGAGTCGTTTGGCTTCGCGGACGAGATGCGGAAACGTACGTCGGGCGCGGCGCAGCCGCAGCTTATTTTTGCGGGGTACGAGGTGCTTGACCAAGATCCCTTTTGGGTGCCGTTTACGGAAGACGATTTGGAGGATTTGGGCGAGTTGGCGGATAAGGAGAATGTGGCCAAGAGGTATATGGACGGCgtgaggaggaagaaggggTTGTTGGTCGAGGGTAGGAACGTTGCTAGGGATGCGGAGAAGCAGAAGACTCTCAAGAGGTAG
- a CDS encoding RNA recognition domain-containing protein, which yields MAPKKKEQVKMALGDFLQDSSYGGSWADEVEDTYSTQALPAPERAGYRPSQGGWGSGGGDRGDRSERRDYGGYSSIRENLPQQLPERPPYTAHLGNLSYDATEETVNEFFEGCDIISVRIIEDREQQRPKGFAYAEFKDLEGLKQALTLDGQTFQGRAIRIKVADPPRGGNRDGESNRDFSDWSRKGPLPDLPGRGGNDRRPSDFGERRGPREPREPREDDGKVRDFGNWERRGPLSPVAPKEGSGSRDGSRPRTNDGPREFRDRRQSPAAWGEGQGPRQDSRPPRPERVPTAAETDSQWRTKMRPDAAQSRDGSEAPSSPSAAPAAPVGRPKLNLAKRTVSEAPDVTSPSGSDSKASPFGAARPIDTAAKERLIEEKKQQQAKEKREAEEKAKEERRLAKEAAAKEAEEKAEQEAAAKEKAEKEAAEAPKEEVAQETAADKENGTSEEQKIPVRAKEPREPKEAPKSRAAEANSWRSSGASRGAPTGPRGGRGGPRGGGRFEGGRPPRSNGPAEKQAPAAAGSESGDAAPVEDDGWTTVPNKGRRNVGPRGTA from the exons ATGG CgcccaagaagaaggagcAGGTCAAGATGGCCCTTGGCGACTTCCTGCAGGACTCCA GCTACGGCGGATCATGGGCTGATGAGGTCGAGGATACGTACA GCACTCAGGCTCTCCCCGCTCCCGAGCGCGCTGGCTACCGTCCTAGCCAAGGTGGCTGGGGTAGCGGCGGCGGTGACCGTGGTGACCGTTCCGAGCGCA GAGACTACGGTGGTTACTCTTCCATCCGCGAGAACCTTCCCCAGCAGCTCCCTGAGAGACCCCCCTACACCGCCCACCTTGGCAACCTGTCCTACGATGCCACCGAGGAGACCGTCAACGAGTTCTTCGAGGGCTGCGACATCATTAGCGTCCGCATCATCGAGGACCGCGAGCAGCAGCGCCCCAAGGGCTTCGCCTACGCCGAGTTCAAGGATCTCGAGGGACTGAAGCAGGCTTTGACTCTGGATGGCCAGACTTTCCAGGGACGTGCTATCAGAATCAAGGTTGCCGATCCTC CCCGTGGTGGTAACCGTGACGGCGAATCCAACCGCGACTTCAGCGACTGGTCTCGCAAGGGTCCCCTGCCCGACTTGCCTGGACGTGGTGGAAACGATCGTCGCCCCTCCGACTTTGGCGAGCGCCGTGGCCCCCGTGAGCCTCGCGAGCCCCGTGAGGACGACGGAAAGGTCCGCGACTTTGGCAACTGGGAACGCAGAGGCCCCCTTTCCCCTGTTGCTCCCAAGGAGGGCTCTGGCTCCCGCGATGGCAGCCGTCCCCGTACCAACGATGGACCCCGCGAATTCCGCGACCGCCGCCAGTCCCCCGCCGCCTGGGGTGAGGGTCAGGGACCCCGCCAAGACTCCCGTCCTCCCCGCCCCGAGAGAGTCCCCACTGCCGCCGAGACCGACAGCCAGTGGAGAACCAAGATGCGTCCCGATGCTGCCCAGTCCCGCGACGGCAGCGAGGCGCCTTCTTCCCCTTCAGCCGCCCCCGCCGCTCCCGTCGGCCGTCCCAAGTTGAACTTGGCGAAGCGCACCGTTTCCGAGGCTCCCGACGTCACGTCTCCCTCCGGATCTGACTCCAAGGCTAGCCCCTTCGGTGCTGCCCGTCCCATCGACACTGCCGCAAAGGAGCGCCTGAttgaggagaagaagcagcAACAGGCCAAGGAGAAGCGCGAGGCCGAGGAGAAGGCCAAGGAGGAGCGTCGCCTTGCCAAGGAGGCCGCTGCTAAGGAAGCCGAGGAGAAGGCCGAGCAAGAGGCCGCTGCCAAGGAGAAGGCTGAGAAGGAGGCCGCTGAGGCTCCTAAGGAGGAGGTCGCCCAGGAGACTGCTGCCGACAAGGAGAATGGCACATCTGAGGAGCAGAAGATTCCTGTCAGAGCCAAGGAGCCAAGAGAGCCCAAGGAAGCCCCCAAGTCTCGCGCTGCTGAGGCCAACAGCTGGAGATCATCTGGTGCCTCCCGTGGTGCCCCTACTGGACCCAGAGGTGGACGTGGTGGACCCCGTGGTGGTGGCCGATTCGAGGGAGGCCGCCCTCCTCGTTCCAACGGCCCTGCCGAGAAGCAGGCTCCGGCTGCCGCTGGCAGTGAGTCTGGCGATGCTGCCCCCGTGGAGGACGATGGTTGGACCACGGTCCCCAACAAGGGCCGTCGCAATGTTGGACCCCGTGGCACTGCCTAG
- a CDS encoding HET domain-containing protein: MTGTIGVFSGIAAGIIRDSTPALFAVASGIQWFALGSSYWLSRSVVMAAWGGEEKLSNSSKIQASALAGGTAGMVGGLIRGPKNIIPGVIVFSLIGGTGQAFVNASQGRPEVTEKRKSIFESSWSPLKKLSDDDYRDMIDEKMLRIDAEIALIDEKIPHAIGYVFQSEQPRLKRFSHTSNGATTQQAFPDVRNFIANRCIHERHDMRLINTSTLQLEDFFDSDLPKYAILSHTWGPEEVTFQEWLLWQEDDLGSRKRTNSKRGFQKIANTCRIARQEGISHVWVDTNCIDKKSSAELSEAINSMFAWYRGASICYVYLEDLKPGGAARADLRQCRWFTRGWTLQELLAPADMTFYDGTWEPIGTKETLAYPIASITGIDVDVLIYPQTLSSACVAKRMSWASSRQTTRTEDTAYCLLGIFQIHMPLLYGEGHEAFRRLQEEIMKVSTDQSLFAWDWTEKTMDPRRDLWVTLLAPHPSAFSGCGQVVKCRTAADDNWSVGKEFTMTNLGLSMTLPLIKTTSSTTVYAAINCRHDIKDHDDTVICIPLWTTSFTSTFGRHRSRPQANLPIPLANVSMPARYAARRQQQQQSGRGSSASVSYFPRFSELPGFKMSRSFHKQVLPVYDAKPDKPPELLFQLFSSDDALESWQVGDDAEADPQEYLQTAAHASKTFSNKEVHAFCVNLINHGGGSSSTSSSSNGGRNGNGAGLSRPRRWCLIIMWCEASGWKRVFFREDKDRNLSPPHVRKRFMDFLLETSWFALHGDTATCDGLKVEVGMKHDPPRDGYCPVVPLYFDKDR, from the exons ATGACTG GTACCATCGGTGTGTTCAGTGGCATTGCCGCCGGCATTATCCGGGACTCCACACCAGCTCTGTTCGCGGTAGCATCTGGTATCCAGTGGTTCGCCCTCGGCTCAAGTTACTGGC TCTCGAGATCTGTGGTGATGGCCGCGTGGGGCGGCGAAGAGAAGCTCTCCAACTCATCCAAGATTCAAGCAAGTGCCCTTGCGGGAGGCACGGCAGGAATGGTCGGAGGACTGATTC GTGGCCCGAAAAACATTATCCCCGGAGTCATCGTGTTCTCCCTCATCGGCGGAACGGGCCAGGCCTTTGTGAACGCATCGCAAGGAAGACCCGAGGTCACGGAAAAGAGGAAGAGCATCTTCGAATCAAGTTGGAGCCCCCTGAAGAAGCTTTCAGACGACGACTACCGCGACATGATTGATGAAAAGATGCTCAGGATAGATGCCGAGATTGCTCTCATTGACGAAAAGATT CCTCACGCTATTGGATACGTCTTCCAGAGTGAGCAGCCGCGGCTCAAACGCTTCTCTCACACCAGCAACGGAGCCACTACGCAACAAGCATTTCCAGATGTCAGGAACTTTATCGCCAATCGATGTATACATGAACGGCACGATATGAGGCTAATTAACACCTCAACACTACAACTCGAAGACTTCTTCGACTCGGATCTCCCCAAATACGCCATCCTCTCACACACCTGGGGCCCCGAAGAGGTCACCTTTCAGGAGTGGCTGCTATGGCAAGAAGACGACCTCGGCTCCCGCAAGCGCACAAACTCCAAGCGCGGGTTCCAAAAGATTGCAAACACGTGCCGCATCGCCCGTCAGGAGGGCATCAGCCACGTCTGGGTCGATACCAACTGCATCGACAAGAAGAGCAGCGCCGAGCTCTCCGAGGCCATCAACTCCATGTTCGCCTGGTACCGCGGCGCGTCCATCTGCTACGTCTACCTGGAAGACCTCAAGCCTGGCGGGGCAGCGAGGGCCGATCTGCGTCAGTGCCGGTGGTTCACGAGGGGCTGGACGCTACAGGAGCTGCTGGCGCCCGCGGACATGACCTTTTACGATGGCACGTGGGAGCCCATCGGGACCAAGGAGACACTGGCGTACCCCATCGCTTCCATCACGGGCATCGACGTCGACGTCCTCATCTACCCGCAGACCCTCTCCTCCGCCTGCGTCGCCAAGAGGATGTCGTGGGCGTCCAGCCGGCAGACGACGCGGACCGAGGACACGGCGTACTGCCTTCTCGGCATTTTCCAGATTCATATGCCTCTTCTCTACGGCGAGGGCCACGAGGCCTTTCGCAGACTACAGGAAGAAATTATGAAGGTCTCGACGGACCAGAGCCTCTTTGCGTGGGACTGGACCGAAAAGACGATGGACCCCCGCCGCGACCTATGGGTCACTCTACTGGCGCCGCATCCCTCTGCTTTCTCCGGGTGTGGGCAGGTCGTCAAGTGCAGAACCGCTGCGGACGACAACTGGTCCGTGGGAAAGGAATTTACAATGACGAACTTGGGTTTGAGCATGACGCTGCCACTCATCAAGACGACATCCTCGACAACGGTGTACGCGGCCATCAACTGCAGGCACGATATCAAGGACCACGACGACACGGTCATCTGTATCCCGCTCTGGACCACGTCCTTCACGTCGACGTTTGGACGGCACAGGTCGAGACCGCAGGCAAACCTGCCGATCCCGCTGGCTAACGTATCGATGCCCGCCCGATATGCTGCCCGCcgccaacagcagcagcaatccGGTCGCGGTTCTTCAGCCTCGGTGTCATACTTCCCTCGCTTCTCGGAGCTGCCGGGCTTCAAGATGTCAAGATCCTTTCACAAACAGGTTCTACCAGTGTACGATGCTAAGCCCGACAAGCCACCAGAATTACTCTTCCAACTGTTTTCCTCTGACGACGCGCTGGAGTCGTGGCAGGTGGGCGACGACGCGGAGGCTGATCCGCAGGAGTACTTACAGACGGCGGCGCACGCGAGCAAGACGTTTTCGAATAAGGAGGTTCACGCGTTCTGTGTGAATCTCATCAAccacggcggcggcagcagcagcactaGTAGCAGTAGTAATGGCGGCCGTAACGGCAACGGCGCCGGGCTCAGCAGGCCGCGGCGATGGTGTCTCATCATCATGTGGTGCGAGGCGTCCGGGTGGAAGAGGGTATTCTTCCGGGAGGACAAGGATAGGAATCTTTCGCCGCCGCACGTGAGGAAGCGGTTCATGGACTTTCTGCTCGAGACGTCGTGGTTTGCGTTGCATGGGGATACTGCGACGTGTGATGGGTTAAAGGTTGAGGTCGGGATGAAGCATGATCCTCCGCGGGATGGGTATTGTCCGGTCGTGCCATTGTATTTTGATAAAGACCGTTAA